Part of the Nicotiana sylvestris chromosome 2, ASM39365v2, whole genome shotgun sequence genome, GCATTTCTCATTTTAAGTGATGCCTCTTTTGTTTTGCTAGATGAACCTGGTAAACAAGTTCGAAGTGCTATCAAGATAAAAAACTCTAGCAAGTCTCACGTAGCTTTCAAGGTACTCATGATTTCCTGTCTCTTTTCAATACATGGGCACCTCACTTTCTCTTAGCCCCCATCCTTTTGTTTACTTCAGTTTGAAACTTTTTTTGAGAATGTATcttgaaatatttttatatgcacTGTTCTGTTTACATGGTTGGTGCTGTTTGCCTACGGTGCACTAGTTTCAAACAACTGCACCAAAAAGCTGTTTCATGCGTCCTCCTGGAGCAATTCTCGCCCCCGGTGAGAGCATCATTGCAACTGGTAATATTCGTCATCCTTAGTTTGTCCTTTCACATTCTTCTTGTGACTCCCTTGTATGCAAGATACAATTGTCGCTTTTCAATTACATAATTATGTTGTGCAAGTATTTCATTCTGACTTTGTGTCAGTACTGTAGTATTCAAGTTTGTAGAGCATCCGGAAAATAATGAAAAACCAATGGACCAGAAGAGCAAGGTGAAGTTCAAGATCATGAGCCTCAAGGTGAAAGGACCTATGGACTATGTACCTGAGCTGGTTAGTATATACTTCGCTGCTAGGAACTCTCCTTTTTAGCATGTGCTTCAGCACTTTTAGTTTCTGTGATAAAAGAGACTAATTTTTAGTTTGTCCTATACTCCTTACGTTCAGTCAATTGTTTTTCGGGAAAGGTCCAAATATATTCCTGTACTATGAGAAAAGGTTTAAATATACCTTTCGTTGTACTTTGGCTCCAAATATACCCCTAGTGTAatactattggttcaaatatGCTCCTCTTCCGTTAAGTTTGTCCAAGTTGGACATTCAATCCTACGTGGCACTGATATTTGACGAGGTGGATGCTCAGCGCTCCTAAACCATTTTACCCTTCCCATCTATTTGTCATTCCACCACTAAAATTTTCTTTCCCTCCACTACCATTGCCACCATGAACAATATTGAATTTCCAGCTAGTCAACTTAGACCAAATCAGAGTATTTGAACAATATGAGACATAATGCTGCCCATCTGTAAATGCTTTGAGCACCTGGGTCTGCAAAAATATACTTTAGGTCGTCACCCTCAATATACGCCCACTAGTAGTacatttaggggtcgtttggtaggaggtattagaaaaaataatgcaagcattagctctatgcattactaataccttaTTTGATACATTTTTTCAACCTGTGTATAACTAATCATCATACTTggcattatcctatgcataagtaatgcatagaaaaccatggcattAGTAATATCAAGGCTATTATTGCATGCATTAgcatggtcaaagacaaaattgtccttaaaaGTTCatttaaagctagagaatatggagggcatttttgtaaacaattatttttcttaaaaattatgcaatgcattataattttaatacatcacaccaaacagtagataaaaaataatatctgcataactaatgcttgcattactaacccaTGCATTACTAATCCATGCATTACTGATACATCTTATTCCGCAccattcttatacaccctaccaaacgaccccttagagaTTCTCTAGTTTCTCGAGGAAGAGAACTTCACTTGAAATTAGAGAAGCTTCAGATTGTATTGAATCCAATGCGAGCGATGAGTGGAGAAACAAACATATATAAAAGACTAAACTTTGATATACAATATTGTTCATGGTGGTGGTAATGGTGGCAATGGTGATGGAGGCGAAGGAAATTTTAGTAGTGGAAAAAAATAGAAGGGAGAGGTAAAATGTTAGGGGAGCTGAGGTTGCATGCCACGTGGCATCTACCTCATCAAATGTTAGTGCCATGTAGGATTGAATGTTCACCTTTGACAAACTTAACAGAAGAGgggtatatttgaaccaatagtatAACGACAGGAGTATATTTGAATCCAAAGTATAACGAGAGGTATATTTAAACCTTTTCTCATAGTACAAGGGGTATATTTGGaccttttctgtttttttttgggggggggaggggggggggtgttCATTATCATTTTTAATGGATAAGGCCTACTTCTGATTTATCTAAAAGAAAATTGGGTTCTGCCCGAGGTATTCTTTTCAACAATAATGTGGTGAATTATACAATCAAAGATGTTTCCATCCATGCTAAAAGATGCATTTTTAATTATATTGTGAACAGTGGCGGAGCCACACTTTGGCAAGGGGAGTCAATTGACACCCCTTCGTCGAAAATTACACTGTGTAAATACATTAAATTCTTAATTTTATGTGTATATACTATACGTTGACTCCCCTTGATTTCTTTGTGTGCTTATTTATATTTTGACTCCCCTTAGTTAAAATCCTGGCTCCGTCACTAGTTGTGAACTACATAGTTTTCTAGGGGAGACCTATTCAAATTTACTCTAATCATGGCACGATGTTCTCTTTTTAGTTTGATGAGCAAAAGGATCAAGTAGCTGTAGAGCAAATTCTGCGGGTTATCTTTCTCGATGTGGAACGTCCTAGTCCAGTAAGTATAGATTATAGCCAAGTAGCCAACATCATTACTGTCATTtctatgaagaaaaaaaaaagcatccGTTATTGCGGTGCCACTTTTAAGTCTTTGTTCATTTTGTCATGTGAAGGCTTTCGAGAAACTGAAACGCCAGTTGGCGGAAGCAGATGCTGCTCTTGAGGCTCGCAAGAAGCCTGCAGAAGACACAGGTCCAAAGATTATCGGTGAAGGGCTTGTCATAGATGAATGGGTTAGATACTATTTCAACTTACAGAACTAATCTTGTGGAGTAATTCCTTTATCCCACTCTTCCTTGTTTCATAATCCTGTTTTTTCCTCCTTATTTGTGCTTTGTAGAAGGAAAGAAGAGAGAGATACCTAGCTCGGCAGCAAGTTGAAGGGGTGGATTCTGTATGAATTGCAGGTGTTTTTTGAGATATGTAGCTTTGGCTGGAAAAGGTACCAGTCTTATTGTTGTGTGTAATTGGTTGTTATTAGAGAGATTGTTGGTGTTTGATACTAATTAAATTAGTATAACATTCGCAAGAGAGAATTTCAATGTCCATTCACAGTGGCTTGGCATTGCAACAAagctgtatatatatttgattcCTTTTAAGAAAGGGGAGAATTTTCATTCAATGGACCTTGATTTTCTGATGTATCCAAATTAACCTCACAGTTTTGGATATATCAGTCTTGTTCCTTGCTTTGCCCTGTGCTGTCTTCCTCCAGTTGCCCCCACCCTTCTTTCCTTGGTCTTTCGTTCTGTCATATTCCTAGTAACTTATCCAATTATAACGTATTTGCACCTTTCTTTTATCACCTTGGTAAGTTTTCAGATGACAAAAGGCATCTGATTCCCACTCATGAAACGAGGAAAAAAACTAAAGATATGTTTGAGAAAAACGAATCAGTGAGGCGACCAAAGGAATTGAAAGTTTTCATTTGAAATTATATTTAGGAAAAAAAGAACATTAAGGCCATGTTATAAGTTCTAATGTGATAATTTGGAAAATAGGTGATAACATGTTATAATCGATTAAATTGCACTGTACTGTAATCACTCTTTATAATGTTTAGTTTATACTCTTTAAGAGCTTAATTTCTGTATGTATAAAAAGTGAAAGTAGTAATATGAAAAATAAGATAGGTAAATAGAACATGTTATAATATATTGATAGTTGTAAAAAACactctaaggggtcgtttggtatgaggtataagaaggtatatgggtggtataaaaatttagtACCACTTTAATACtatgtttggttagcaaaccaggtataagttatcccggtgttaattttaacaccgggataacttataccttatagagggtggggtaattagcaccggtataccttataccttcttcttagaaattatacaattgtcattcttaatacaacataccaaacagtgaataaacaacaattccagcataactaatcccagcataacttatcccaacataacttataccggcataaATTATACCGGTATAAATCGTATTCTAACCCAAAGAccccttaggggtcgtttggttggaatacggattatgccggtataagttatattgggataagttatgctgagATTAGTTGTGatgggattgttgtttattcattgtttggtatgttgtattaagaatgacaattgcataatttctaagaagaaggtataagttataccggtgctaattaccccaccctctataaggtataagttatcccggtgttaaaattaacaccgggataTCTTATGCctagtttgctaaccaaacagagtatttttaacaccggaataacttatacctagtttgctaaccaaacagagtattaaggtgatattaaatttttataccacccttataccttcttatacctcataccaaacgacccctaaaggtTCTAGCAAATGCCATATTTTGATACATGAGTTAGCTTTGTAATTAGTTTGTTTCAGTCGGAGGCCTATTCTTCATTGCACCCTTCCTGAAAGGTGGTTTTGAAAAAGGAATTTTTTCATACTTATACACTATTGAAAACTTTATTACCCTTCCTACTCAAGTGTTAATTTAATTACATTCTATATAcaaatttaccaattatatacacttgaggaattaaatgagtatccctttatattaggaatcaattatttctcatccttattctctctCCTTTatgcactctctctctctctgtctccccccccccctctctctctcctGCATTCtctctctctacgtctctctctatctctcaatccctaatgtCAGTAATGTAGAGCAAAGGAAAAaaagcagcaattccaccattgatggtcattaaaaaactttgaagctttgaattcgaatttgggttttcaaaaaatattatttgtttgaattgggtgttgttgcaaacaattggaaaTATGGTttgaagtttatatctcaattgtgagggtgttttggtgaagattagacttgattttggttgaattccagattgaaactcgaagaagaagaagacatgacatacattatacttacgaaattgtagtaaaattgtagaaaaattatattttgttgtttatatatatatatttatttaaatattgtatgaaagttgaacaatattgtataaaaattgtatttaagttgtatgatattgtaggttgtatataactgagtagaaataatgtatgaaaattgtagataagctgtatatatatatggattgtatatattttgtaactaAAATGTGTTTAGGTCGGATAAATACCAAAACATGAACATTTTTCGTAATAAGATTTTAAATAGTGTATAAGTTTGTAAAGGTATTATTTACAGTTTTACCCACACAAAAAACACTTTAAATTAAAACAAAGAAAAGCCTCTCTTAGTTCTTCCCAAAGGCTTCATTAAGAATTTGGACAAATAAGCTGACGCGGAGTCATAGAACGCAAAACAATAAGTTGGTTGGTCTATGTCGAATAAAAAAGTAGTAATTGCTTGGTCTAGATTATTAAATTGGGAAAGCGCTAATTATACTGATTCAGTGTATTTAAGCTCATGCCTCAAGCAAAATTTATGATGCTACTAAATTCTGTGGGCAAATTTAAGACGAATGGGGACCTTGTCCCATTTAAAGCCGAGCTTGCTGTAGAGTCTTTCATCAAATTACACAGCTATCCTTGCCAGTTGCCACAAATTGCATTTGGTAACTGCTCTTGGAGAATAGATATGAAATAAGAAGGGCTTATTAGTCAGATTTTAAATGTCCTCTGAAAGACAGTTTACTGATGAAGAATCACAATTCCGAAGTATTATGAGTTTGGATCTCATGTTGTTGTTGAGCCCTCACATGATCTACTAAGTAAAATGAATTTAAAAGAACACAGCCTTAATCCTAATCACTCTATGTAGACTATATATTAATTAACTACATATATATAAAATGAATTTCATcgtatatttgtttttttttcctagAGTAATGTAGAAGACAAAATTGCTGATACATTCCCCCAGCTAAATGGCTAAGATAATATCCATGCAGCAAGTAGGAGTGACAAAGACGTTACATAAATGAGCCACTAGAGATTCTTGAAACCATGGTTACCACGTACTTTATGAGTTTTTTTTGTCTCCAAAACCGCTTCTCTACGCCAACTGATACAGATCCATTAATTCCTATATAGCTGCAGTACCCGTGCACAAATCTTATCTACCCAATTAATATAATTTCAATCTTGGTCAGGCGAAAAAAATAGCAAACAATATGAGTTATCTAAGTCGAGTTTGTATGGCAGCTAGTATAGCTATGATAGAGGGAAAAATTGATCATTCGTCTAAGTATACATCTCGGGTTCCACCATATTGTCGAAACACAAATTCTTCCATCATCTATAGTAGGGAACCAGAAAATGCAAGATTGCCATTTGGAAGTAGTAGTAGTATTCAAGGTGAAGAAGCAGGGAAGAGGAAACATGTCGATGAGTCTCTTCAACAAGTCATGTTTCTAAATTGCTGGATTCACAACTAGTGGTTTATGGAAATGGACACTAAGTTGCTAGATGATTGGAGCAGATTCAGTCATTGGTGATGGCTAGACATACCATTTTGGTGTGATGCTTTAATAGTTATGTCTACAATTCTACAATATATAGATGTAGATGTAGAGCGGCTTCAGCGGATCGAGTTCATTGCTTTCTGTTCGAACTATATGTACATAGATATATACATTTGTATGATCATGATACTTATTTTGAATCAAATGACTTTAGATTCTGGATTCAGACTCTATTTCTGCAACCTCTCGGAAAGGGATAGGAAGAATTTATTAATCTATTTCCCATATATGGGAACCGATTATTGTGAAAAGAGGTTTGTGACTTGTAATGACTTTAATTAAGTTTCCCATATATGTTTCTCATAAGTTTTGAAGACTTGCGGAACCTCAAAATAGTTGGCTAATTATTGTTGCCTCTTAGGTAAAGAATATGGAATCTGAGAATGGCAGAAAAGAGATTGTAACTTACAATTTATTTTCCAAGATGTTTTCACCAACCAGTAGTAATAATCTTGGAGGCTTACAGAACTTTAATGAGTTGTTAATGATGTTATCTGTCATTATTGTTAGTGATTTTCACTTGAATCTTGCAGAATCTGTAAATATGTAGAAGTAAAAATTCGAAATGATTTACCCGAAGACCAAGTAATTAACAAAAATGAACTTCATGAAGTTGGTCACCTATgtaaaacaattaaaaaataaaaaataaaaagtgaggCTGGTCTGTGGCAATTTGGCAATAAGTAACCTTGAAATTTCACTAAGAACATTCTTTAGAATCATTCCAATAAGCTAGTCTCCATTGGTAAAGCAAAACTAATAAGGGAAAATTAAATGTCTCTTAGTCATTAATTACACTCctaaaataaaaacaacaaaagatGTTGATCCAAGTATCTAATTTATTGATCAATGCTTTTATTGAAAAGAAGTTCATCCTTGTTTTTATAAATATATCTTTTAACATTTGTATCATTGTCTTGTAAAATACAttcatacatatatataggtataTTTTTGATTGACATCCCTAAGATTCAAATCTTTGACAACTGCATTGGTCGTTTAGGGGGCATAACTTGACTTCTAGTACGTTGTTTTGACTCGATTTCGACTCTAGCATTTGCTCAAATTTTTATTCGATAATGGTGCCCTGGCCCCACGGTATatatcatttttcttaaaaccatTCCATATTTTGAACTCATCTTCTACTAATCGAATTCACACTTTATATAGCCCGTCAATTTTCTCCATTCTCAAACTCGAACTTGAAATTATAGGTAAAGGATGTAGCAAACTCATCCATTCCACAACCCTTGATTTTACATGCTTGCAAAACCTTAAATAACTGAGCATCCTTGTTATTGTCGTTTCCTCGAATCTTATCATCTCaaatatgtaagtgtaaaattgAACATCTGAATACAAAAGACTTAAATCGACCACGCATATGAAACAAATGCGCTTTAGGTGTGGTTGGGGTGTGACAATTTGGAGACCATGAAAATTCAATTTTGCAAGAGGTCAGGAGAAATTTTATATAGAAGAAAAACATTCTTTGGAACCATATAAGAATAACATTCGTGAGGTCCAATAACTTGCTCCGCCAAACTACTTACACCCCTTCCAATAAAGTAACAAAGTTCTTAATctaatttttatatattaatCACTTGCTTGAAAAGATTATTTTTTTCTTGTTGTGGTCATAAAATTCATCTATAACCTTGTTTCATACTTTTTGTACAATTCAACGGATCATTGCCGCTTGCCGGCTTTTCTTGTCTTCGTTAAATGGGAATTAGATTTACGCCTCTTTGTATTGTTCTTATCTTTGAACTCATCGTATATTTATATAATAGAAGCTAGTAGTAATGAAAATCACATCCACAGAAATAGTTATAGCACTTTTGAAGAAAACACATTATTAGTTGAAATAGAAGATGGCCAAGCCAAATATGTTCGTCCCCTTGTTTTTCATGATCCTCACACTTGTTTTCTTCATCACTTTGGCTGAAAGCAGATTCACTTCTCCTGGTAAGAATAGTTGGCTTTCTCACACTCAATATCATCTTTATGCTATTCACAAAGATTGTAACAACATATTATTAGGCAAGTTGAGAAACGTTTTCAAACCTACGTGATTTGGCTCGATTGTGTGCGTGTATCTAAGATTGTGCATGAACTAATTTCATCTTTACGTATATTGACCTACTAATTTTGTTGAAGCAGCAGCGAATTTGAGTCAAAGTCCAAGTCCTGCAAGAGAAATAACATGTTTGAAGGTGGTGAATGTGAAAGATGGAGACACATGCTTCGGCATTTCCCAGACGTTTAGATTGTCCCCTAATGTTTTCGACGCTATCAATCCTAACCTCAACTGCACTGCTCTCTTTGTTGGTCAATGGCTCTGCGTAGATGGCACTTTGTCTTAAAATCACATCAGCAATAACTGAGGCATTTGgattttaattatatatatatgatttGCTAAATAAGTTGAAGAACCTTGAGTTTATTGTATTCATTATCATGTTATGATCTTTCTTGTTCTTGGAATTCTCAAGTGGCACTAAACTTGCTCTTCATTGGTATTGGCTTacacttttttctttctttttttggaaAATTTTAAGTTTAATGTTATTCACCAACAAAAATTATTGAATACAGTTGGAAAAAATTTAAGTTTAATGTACAGTATTGACAAGGTGCCATCGACGCAAAGCCATTGACCCACAAAAATAAGTAAACACACTTGGAACAAATTAAGTTTAATGTACTTATCTTCtcatgtattatattatgcaaTATTGTATTCATGGAAATTCTAGGTAGAAATGACACTAGGTGGCCACTCTAAAGGACTATATTTAGGAATTAGCCAATGtgttttgaatttcagtttttcAGTTCAATTTTTTGAGATTTAAATGTTCTGAATTATCCTGAAATTAAGATTTTTAGCttaaaatttcaggacaaaaAAAGTACTGACTAATCCCTAAATAGTATCCCTAAGAGCGGCTATTTGTGCACTTCACCATAAGTACCTATTAAATCTTTTTTGGGTCAAGTTGAAGTCCATGAATATAAAGGTTTGAATCCAAAGTCCAGTGACTTTTGTCGGGCAGCCCTTTTACctactctctctcacacacaacAGGCCCCATTATGCATCTTAAGAAAAGCCCAATATATACCCAACCCACCCAAAGATCATATTCATTGGTTAAAATAGCACGAGATAGTtagttttcggactgatcatttaaaaatagctagCATTtgtaaagttattgaaaaatagccattattttacTGCAACAAGGTCCGacccagcataatatactggagattggtgcacctgtgtatgaacttccagcatattatgctggaactccaacacgcgaaaagttccagcataatatactagagattggaccacttgtgtatgaacttctagcatattatactAGACCGGTATGTTATACcggaacttcagtatattatgctggagtttcaatatacttatgctggaactccattataatatactggagttccaatatacttatgctggagtattttccggattttgaacagtgttttcgttcaaatttatctttacatgaaaaggggctaaatttcgattatttttgaaactgtggctacttttgaatgaccacttgtaaatctggctattttttaatttctccctatTCATTAACGCAAGATGggcgaaattcaaaaatagccagatttacaaatggtcattcaaaaatagccacagtttcaaaagtaattgaaatttagccatttttcatgtaaagataaatctgaacaatccagaaaaatactccagcataatatattggagtttggagcaccgatgctcgagtctccagtatattatattggtgccagcaaagtataccggtccagcataatatgctggaagttcatacacaggtgcaccgaactccagtatattatgctgggccagtctttgttgcagcaaaatagtggctattttttattgacttggtaaatgctggctatttttgaatgaccaatccgaaaactggctagaacGTGCTATTTTAACACGCAAGATGAGTGTCCATTTTCCTTTCAACCTTTCTCTAATTCCAAGCCACGCTTGacataaataatatttcaatattTATAAATACACTCAAATTCAACAGTTGTAAATACTGCTTTGGCCAATATTAGGTTCAGTGAACTACTGGTAAAATATTagagaaaatgcataagtaccccctgaCCTATACCTGGATTttcaactacacactttttctttgcgggaatcctattaccccctaaatttattttaaatgtaGTAACGGAAAAGGGTCAAAACTGTCCCTAGATTATTGGAGTTGGTACAATAATGTCCTCCGTTCACTTATTTTGAAAAAATTGCCCTCGCTGTTATCTTTTCGGCTCAAGAATGCCCTTACGACTAACAACCatgttagataaaaaaaattaattaatttccacGTGTCATAACGGAAAAAAAGGTCAAAACTGCCCCTAGACTATTAAAGTTGGTACAATAATACCCCCCATCTCAAAAAATCTTTCCCCCGCCCCCTCCACCCTCCCCCTCTAGCGTGTGTGCATTTATATTCTTCTTGTTCTTCTCATCCTTTTTTTGACCTTGCACTCTATTTGAATAATCACTACAAACATCATTAAAGTTTTATTTTCAGACAACCAAAATTTTTAGTCACCAATACTTTACGTCATACAACTTTCACCTGAATATATGAACACTAACAGAGTGTCAATAATAATGATCATTGAGCATTTGCAATATTTTTTGTTGTATATTTCCTGACAACTCCGCATCCAATTTTGATTATACCAATGATTTATTTGGTCTCTGCTCGGACCTCGACCTTTTTCTTCTTCATTGGCTCACCATAGTATGAGCATCCGACCATGTCCATAAATTAAGCTATTGTACGAGGATGCTCTTCAGGTTATATCAACACTGCTAATTTTAAAAAAGAGACGGTTAAATCTAGAGAAATATTAGAGACCATATGCCTGAGAAAATGAGAGAATACGACTTATTCGTGAATGTGATTGTAATAAACACTTGATTGAGCTTATTGTATGAAGCAGTAAAGTGTAGTAAGAAAAATTGATGATGAATGGTCTTTCTGTGATGGAAAAAAATATTGGTGTGTACATTTAATATACAAAGTAATAGGAAGAGGAAGGTGATTAACTATACGAGAGAGTTTTGTTTGCTTAGGGGAAAAAATGGGTGTATGAGAGTTCTAGTTGGtggaataatttttaaaaaaagaagaagaaaaaaacggAGGAAAAGGGTCTTAGAATATGagtaagtttattttaatttaggtGAGTCTTAAGTTAGGCTAATGGGACGATGACAAATGAAAActaattaagtttttttttttttttgcctaaGAGGGTCTTTGAAAGTTGTATGACACAAAGTATTGGTGACAAAAATTTTTGGTTGTCTGAaaataaaactttaatgatatttGTAGTGATTATTCAAATAGAGTGCAAGGTCAAAAAGAGGATGAGAAGAACAAGAAGAATATGAACGCACACACGCTAGAGGGGGAGGGTGGAGGGGGTGGGGGAGAGATTTTTTGAGATGGGGGTATTATTGTACCAACTCCAATAGTCTAGGGATAGTTTTgacctttttttttctattatgacacgtggaaattaattaattttttttatctaacatGGTCGTTAGTCTTAAGGGCATTCTTGAGCCGAAAAGATAACGGTGAGGGCAATTTTTTCAAAATAGGTGGACGAAGGGCATTATTGTACCAACTCCAATAGTCTAGGGGACAGTTTTGACCCTTTTCCGTAAATgtaattatttgcacccttaacgcTGACAACCAAACTCTTAGCAAGTGGTGAGCTACACGTGCCTccacatgtatttttagtacttttttttaattctttcttcttctttttatccttttttcttatttcttattattctcatttttttttggttatttcattctctttctttttgttttgatcACCGGTGGCATAAAATGGTGGTCGTTGGAATTTCACAAATACCATTTTTTCCGGCGATAGATTTTTATCCCAATCTAAGTGtgttttgttatatatatataaatttttcttgaaagtgtaatttatgtgtgagaggaagagcaaaagaaataaaaacgaatataAGCTGAGAAAACTTTTTCCAGTTAAAGTTTCAATACATCATTTTTTTTCCGGCGTGGGAaagttttccgatgatgaattccccccccccccccaaatctgAGTGTATTTTGCGTTGCTTATGAATAGATTTTTTTTtagagtttaatttgtgtgtgaaaagaaaaaatgaaagaaaaacggTAGACAAAGTTGCCGGTGAATTAATATCCGccggaattagagaagaaacgaaaaaaaaaagtaaatgaaaaaagacaaagaaaaaggaaaaggaaaaggaaaaaaaaagtaagaaaaaatggtaaaaaataaTCTGAAAATCGTTTTTTCTTGCTTCTCTCTCTTTTGGGagagtgaaatacacacactCTGCCACGTCAGCGTTAAAggtgcaaataattccatttaaaataagtttagggaggtaatagGATTCCCCCAAAGAAAAAATATGTAATTGGAAATGGGGTATAGGtcgggggtacttatgcattttcccaaaATATTACAAAAACTTATTTGTAGAATATCTCAAGAA contains:
- the LOC104237941 gene encoding vesicle-associated protein 4-2, which encodes MAIADEKDGKVWGLFKLPFRNAQSTSTTTTSRSSSHNTTTHHYRTQQNQSLGSTSLDDGSIPRTNSSSSVSSVARSLLPARRRLKLDPSNKLYFPYEPGKQVRSAIKIKNSSKSHVAFKFQTTAPKSCFMRPPGAILAPGESIIATVFKFVEHPENNEKPMDQKSKVKFKIMSLKVKGPMDYVPELFDEQKDQVAVEQILRVIFLDVERPSPAFEKLKRQLAEADAALEARKKPAEDTGPKIIGEGLVIDEWKERRERYLARQQVEGVDSV